The sequence ACACCACGGTAGGCTTTGGTGACATTGTGCCGATGGGCCCGCTGCGATTTTTAACCGGCCTAACCGGTCTGGTCGGGTTCATATTGATCACCTGGTCAGCTTCCTACACTTTCTTGGAAATGCAACGCTACTGGGAACGCTAGCCTCAAGCCAGGATTAATCCACTTCGCTCGATCAATTCACTATCACCAATGATCTGCACTTCCGGTGTAAGCCTCACTCCAAACTTGTCAAAGACATTGTGTTGCACTTTTGCTGCAACTGACAATAACTCTTCGGCTCTGGCTTTTCCATGATTAACGATGACCAATGCCTGTTTGTCATGTACGCCAGCATCACCATGGCGATAGCCTTTTAAGCCGCATTGTTCGACCAGCCAGCCAGCCGCCAATTTGAATCCGTCATCCTGTATATAAGCAACCATGCCAGGGAACTCCAGCTTCAATTGATTGTACTGCTCGGAGGACACAAGCGGGTTCTTAAAAAACGAACCGGCATTGCCTAATAGTTCGGGGTCAGGAAGTTTACTACGCCGAATTTGAATGACTGCATTGCTTACATCAGTCGTTGTTGGGTTATCATTCAAACAGGCAACCGCGTTGCCGAGAGCGCCATATGTAAGATTGAATTGCGGTTCTCTATCCAGCTTCAAAGTAACATGAGTAACAATAACACGACCTTTTAATTCGTGTTTGAAAATGCTATCGCGATAATCAAATTCACATTCTTCATTGCTCAACATCAGAATTTGCCGGCTTTGAATATCCAGAACTTCCACTTCGACCAGTCGCTCGCTTAATTCAACGCCATACGCGCCAAT is a genomic window of Gammaproteobacteria bacterium containing:
- the murB gene encoding UDP-N-acetylmuramate dehydrogenase: MQLNNSHPQVTFGVPLRALSVTSCDSVMAIQHNLQDLPQSTYILGGGSNILPVGYLNAHVIKPDLQGIRYEHTGDSVLVTAGAGVVWHDLVLDTLAQGYSGLENLSLIPGSVGAAPIQNIGAYGVELSERLVEVEVLDIQSRQILMLSNEECEFDYRDSIFKHELKGRVIVTHVTLKLDREPQFNLTYGALGNAVACLNDNPTTTDVSNAVIQIRRSKLPDPELLGNAGSFFKNPLVSSEQYNQLKLEFPGMVAYIQDDGFKLAAGWLVEQCGLKGYRHGDAGVHDKQALVIVNHGKARAEELLSVAAKVQHNVFDKFGVRLTPEVQIIGDSELIERSGLILA